Below is a window of Treponema primitia ZAS-1 DNA.
CTTCACTCTTAAACGATTCACCAACGCTCCAGGTCTGTTCACCCACCGGGGTGATAATAGGCATTTGGAGCTTGTCGTCGTTCTGGGTCAGGGCGGCCAGTTTTATCCGGTCCATGGTACTCACCACGTACTCAAAGCCGTAACCCGCAGCGGCGGAACCTACATTCATGGTCATGCTCTCGTTCTTGATCCCCAGTTGGGAGATCAGTACGTTAAGCTGCTTGGCCAGGTTGATATCCACCGCAGATTCTGCGGAGATCTTCTGTCCGTAAGCCTGGACCGCGCCAACGGCGATGGCCTTGTGGTTATCTTCCTTGGCGGACATGAGGAGCACATTTTTCCCCTGAAGGGCGTCGGCGATCTTCACAAAAAGCTGGCTGTCCTTCTCCGTATTTTTACTGCCCTGGATCACCAGGGGGAGCGTTATTGCGTCGGCCACTTCCTTGCAGAGGGCAACGCAGTCTTCAATAGACTTGTTGGCTCCGTTGGGGTCGGCGCTTTCAAGGGACAGGCTGATAAAGCTTGCGCCGGGAATCGTACAGGCCTTTTTCGCCACATCGGCGATTTTCTCAGCCCCTTCGTAAAACTTACCCAGCTCAGGCAGATCCCGGTTCGGCCCAAGATCGGAAACTTCCACCCCCACCTTAGGAGGATTCTTGATCTTCTCGTCAAAACTGTAGAAGGGGAGTACATTTTCACCCCCCAGAGTAACAGCCTTATCCCCGGCGCCAATCACCACTTCTTTGATGGTGGCCGGAAACTTTTGCGGAACGCGTTTAAATGGCATAACACCTCTCCTTTCCATTTAATTTTACTATGCACAGTCAAAAAACACGGCGGGATACACCCGCCATGTTTTATAAATCCATTGTTACATCAGGGGTTCAAGCTGCAGAACCGGATGTTCCTTTTCGCCAAGGTATTCCACCAGTTTTTCCGCATCATCGGTAACGGTCTCATCGGCGATCCGGTCAACAAAGTTGTCGATCCCGTAGAGTTCCTTCGCCGTTTTGTTGAGCTTGGCGCCTACAAATTCCTTGAGGGCCTTGGGCATCCACACAATCCGTGCAGGGCCGCCTTCAGCGGCCATAAACTTTTTGGAACTGATGAACTGCTTGCCGTGGCCCATGAAACCCGGGGTCTGGACACCGCCGCCGGTCATGGAGGCCATTTCCGAGAAGGTCATCCCCAGGGGGGTCATGCCCGAATGTTCCCGGTTTACAATAACCACACCATTACTGGCGGGCTCAATACCGCAGATACACTCGAAACAACCACAGCTGGTCATGGGGTCCTGCATGATGGAATAGAGGGTAACCTGCTGGAGGGAACCGTGGGAGGCGGTTTGTACCGCTTCGTTCACATCCTCCCAGATACCCAGCTTTTCATCCACCACCCGCTCCTTGGTAACTATCTGGCAGGAACCGTTGGGATCGATCTCGTTGGTGGCCTTGGCGTCAAGCCAGGACACGGCGCCGCAGAGACCCAGCCGTTCCGGGGTAACCACGCACACGTGGGCCGGGGAGAAGGACTGGCAGAGTATACAGTTGTAGAACACTTCGACATTCTCATCCGTAAGAGAAAGGAGCCGGGCGTCACGGGTCTCGTAGACCTTGTTCACCTCCGCCCGGAGCCGTTTAAGATCCTCCGGTTTGGTGTAAACCTTTATCTGGACCTTGTCGATGATGGCATCGAAGTCGCCCTTGAGCTTAGCGTAGAGTATTTCCCCAAAGTGCTTGGCCCGGAAGCCTGCGGCAAAGGCGGCCTTGCTCACCCGGATACGGATAAGGTCCCGCTGGCCGGTATGCATGATACCTTCCGCGTAGTTAAGGTAATGGTGAATCCGGCGTTCAAACACCGGCTCGAAGTCCTTCTGCATGTTCTTGCCGGAAACTTCCACCACAAAGCCCATGGCGGAACGATCCCCTTCCTTAACGCTGTCGATATCCGGCCCGATAAGTTCAATCTTGTGGTCCTCAATCTCAGCGGATTCCTTGGTGGTGACCCACTCAAAGCAGTCCAGCTTAGACCCGTCAATGTCCACGTGCATATCCGCCCGGCGGATAATTTCCCCTTCGAAGGCGGTGGAGAAGGCTACGGGGATATCAACCTTGGTAACCTTGATCTTGATATCCCGGGCTTCCAGGGATGTCTCGATAAAGTCCTTGGTATTCTGCTGGATGATAAGGCTCTTGGGTACGGGCCATACGTCTTTGGTAGAATTGGTGATAACCGGGAAGCCCATGGCAATGGCGCCGCCACCGCAGGCCACGGTAAGATCCGGCAGGGGGTCAAAGGCGTTAACAAAGGCGCGAATTCGCTTAAAGGTATAGTCGTCAAACTCTTCCTGATCCCCGGGCTGTACGTTGCCGAAGATCATGGCGGCCCGGTTTACCAGGGAGATGATGTGGGCCACATGCCACAGTTCCGGTCCCACCGGAACAACCCGGACGGAGAAGTTCATGTTCAGGTTCATTCGCTTGGCCTGATCGATAACCCCGCCGATGAGGAATACAAAGATGGCCCGGGACTGGTAGCCCTTGATCAGTTCCGCCGCTTCCTCGTCGGAAGGGGCGGGGCCGATGATGACCACGAATCCGGGGATATCGCCGGTAACCAGGGGCACCCCAAGCTCACGCACTTCGGCGTCGCTCATGTGGCCCCAGTATTCCCGGGCGTCGCCCTCACCGTAGGGGGTGGGGCTTTTCGCGTATTTACAGGCTTCGATAACCTCCGCCGCTAGGACCGTGCCAAAGCCGGTCTTAAAGACATCCCCCAACCGCTGGTTTCGGGGCATCCAGGAAGCCTTGGTTTCATCGAAAGCGGCCTTGAGTTCCCCCAGGGTCGTAATTTTCTTACCAAGGTAGGCCAGATGGTTGGCGAGAAAATATGCCGTATCCGGCATAGCCAGGGGAGCGGACTCCCCAAGTTCCTTTAAAGTTTCATTCAGCGTCTTTTCGGCCACCGCCACCATTTCGTCGGAACCGTCAAAAACCCGGTTAAACAACAGTTTCATAGAAGCACCTCTCCTTCAGGATTTATGCGCAGCATCAATGCGCTCTTTGATCTTCATGATCTCGTTTCTTGCCCGGTCGCTGGTTTCATAGGGTGATATGCCCCGGCGATCGGCCTCAATAATCTCCTCATTATAGCTGATGAACCCAAACAGATCCTCCGGGGGTATACGGCTTCTGAGGTAATCCTCATCTTCCTTGCCCCGGACCTTGTTTGCTACCACGCTTACCGCCTTAACCCCCAGATCAGCAGCCAGGGATTTGACCTTGTGATAGGTCTGGATACTCCGTTCGCCCGGCTCGATAACCACGATGAACCGGTCCACCATTTCCGCGGTACCCCGGCCCAGGTGTTCAAGCCCGGCCTCCATATCCATGATGACCACCTCGTCCCTGGCGATTACCAGGTGGGAGATGACCCGCTTGACCATCACATGTTCAGGGCACACACAGCCGGACCCTCCGGTTTCCACGGTACCCATCACCAGAAACTTAACCCCGTTCTTTTCCCGGGCGAACCGGTCAGGGATGTCGTCTACCTTGGGGTTGATCTTAAAGAACTTCCCATAGGTATCCTTACCCGAACCGGTACGCTCGGCGATCAGATCGCTCATCTTGGAGATGGGGGTAATGGCCTCCACCTCCGCTTCGGTAAACCCGAGAGCTAAGCCCAGGTTAGCATCGGGGTCCACATCCACCGCCAGGACCTTCCGGCCTTCGGCGGCGTACAGCCGCGATAATACCGCAGCCAATGTAGTTTTCCCAACCCCACCCTTTCCGGTGATCGCTATCTTCATCAGATACCCAGGGCGGCCCGTTTCTTCTCAAGCCCGTCCAGTATCGATTTAACTAATTCATGGGGATCAAGATTGATGATGTACCCCGCCCCGGTGATCGCCCTGGTTCCTTCGGTGATGAACTCCATCATCTGGGAACTCCCCTTAACCTGGGGCTCGATACCCAGGTATACGTCAAGGCCGGTGGACACAACGTAGTTGGCGATGGATACCGCCTTTTCGCTCATCCACTCCGGCGCGCAGCCGACGACGGGGATCTGGGTGGTATCAACCCCCCAGTCTTTGGCAATACCCGTGGCCAGGAGCATCATACGGCTGATGTCCACGCAGGCGCCCATGTGCAGGATCGGCGGAATGTCGACCAGTTCGCAGACCCGGCGGAGACCGGCGCCGCAGAGATACTTGGCGTCCTTTTGGAGGAACCCCGCCTTGGTCGCCAGCTGGGCGGCGCATCCGGTTGCCACGATGAGTACATCGTTTGCCATGAGTTCCTTCATAATTTCCAGGTGGGAATAGTCCGGCCGTACCCGGGGGTTGTTACAGCCCACGATTGCCACGGCGCCCCGGAGAACCCCGGCCTTAATGGCGTCAATCGCCGGCCTGTAGGAACCCAGCTCATCCACATGGGTATTGGCGACCCCGTCCAGATGCTTGATGATCTGTTCGCAGGGATAGCCGACCGTGGCCTTCTGCTTGGTTTCGGGGATATAGATCTTGCTTTGATCCCGGTTCTGGAAATTATCAATCGCCATCCTGATTATTTCTTTGGCCTGCTCAAAGGCAGTTTCTGGCTTAAATTCAATATAGATTGACCCGGGAATCCGGGCGATGGGGGAACTGGTAACGAATTTGGTGTGGTAGCAATCGGTCAGGGAGGCAAGGGCGGGGAAAATACACTGTACGTCCACGCACATCATTTCCACCACGCCGGTGAGAACCACATTTTCCTGCTGGAGGAAGTTACCCACCATACGGACCCCGTGACGCATGGCCACTTCGTTGGCGGTACAGCAGAGGCCCACCAGGTTGATACCCTTGGCGCCCTTGCTCTTGGCGTAGTCCACCAGCTCTTTAATCTCTCCGGCG
It encodes the following:
- the acsD gene encoding acetyl-CoA decarbonylase/synthase complex subunit delta; this translates as MPFKRVPQKFPATIKEVVIGAGDKAVTLGGENVLPFYSFDEKIKNPPKVGVEVSDLGPNRDLPELGKFYEGAEKIADVAKKACTIPGASFISLSLESADPNGANKSIEDCVALCKEVADAITLPLVIQGSKNTEKDSQLFVKIADALQGKNVLLMSAKEDNHKAIAVGAVQAYGQKISAESAVDINLAKQLNVLISQLGIKNESMTMNVGSAAAGYGFEYVVSTMDRIKLAALTQNDDKLQMPIITPVGEQTWSVGESFKSEAEAPAGWGPQEQRGIAMEIATASAALAAGSNAVILRHPASVAAVSKLIAELV
- the acsB gene encoding acetyl-CoA decarbonylase/synthase complex subunit alpha/beta, giving the protein MKLLFNRVFDGSDEMVAVAEKTLNETLKELGESAPLAMPDTAYFLANHLAYLGKKITTLGELKAAFDETKASWMPRNQRLGDVFKTGFGTVLAAEVIEACKYAKSPTPYGEGDAREYWGHMSDAEVRELGVPLVTGDIPGFVVIIGPAPSDEEAAELIKGYQSRAIFVFLIGGVIDQAKRMNLNMNFSVRVVPVGPELWHVAHIISLVNRAAMIFGNVQPGDQEEFDDYTFKRIRAFVNAFDPLPDLTVACGGGAIAMGFPVITNSTKDVWPVPKSLIIQQNTKDFIETSLEARDIKIKVTKVDIPVAFSTAFEGEIIRRADMHVDIDGSKLDCFEWVTTKESAEIEDHKIELIGPDIDSVKEGDRSAMGFVVEVSGKNMQKDFEPVFERRIHHYLNYAEGIMHTGQRDLIRIRVSKAAFAAGFRAKHFGEILYAKLKGDFDAIIDKVQIKVYTKPEDLKRLRAEVNKVYETRDARLLSLTDENVEVFYNCILCQSFSPAHVCVVTPERLGLCGAVSWLDAKATNEIDPNGSCQIVTKERVVDEKLGIWEDVNEAVQTASHGSLQQVTLYSIMQDPMTSCGCFECICGIEPASNGVVIVNREHSGMTPLGMTFSEMASMTGGGVQTPGFMGHGKQFISSKKFMAAEGGPARIVWMPKALKEFVGAKLNKTAKELYGIDNFVDRIADETVTDDAEKLVEYLGEKEHPVLQLEPLM
- a CDS encoding AAA family ATPase, which gives rise to MKIAITGKGGVGKTTLAAVLSRLYAAEGRKVLAVDVDPDANLGLALGFTEAEVEAITPISKMSDLIAERTGSGKDTYGKFFKINPKVDDIPDRFAREKNGVKFLVMGTVETGGSGCVCPEHVMVKRVISHLVIARDEVVIMDMEAGLEHLGRGTAEMVDRFIVVIEPGERSIQTYHKVKSLAADLGVKAVSVVANKVRGKEDEDYLRSRIPPEDLFGFISYNEEIIEADRRGISPYETSDRARNEIMKIKERIDAAHKS
- the cooS gene encoding anaerobic carbon-monoxide dehydrogenase catalytic subunit encodes the protein MRTLEHFTTIDEMETVTAKLKEMATFVHAETYADRVKNQTPHCKFGEDGICCKNCSMGPCRITAKASRGICGADAHAIAGRNYLRTIAAGTSAHSDHAREILHVLHSTSRDGNYQVRDEQKLIKLAKEWDVPTDGRDIYDVAHEVAEVGLAEFGKTFGTLRFLKRATEGRQKVWKDQDIEPRAIDREIATAMHMTHMGNTAQPEALIRQGLRTAISNGWGGSMLGTEITDILFGTPTVWNTEGNLGVLEKDYVNIVVHGHDPAFSEMVVTAGEIKELVDYAKSKGAKGINLVGLCCTANEVAMRHGVRMVGNFLQQENVVLTGVVEMMCVDVQCIFPALASLTDCYHTKFVTSSPIARIPGSIYIEFKPETAFEQAKEIIRMAIDNFQNRDQSKIYIPETKQKATVGYPCEQIIKHLDGVANTHVDELGSYRPAIDAIKAGVLRGAVAIVGCNNPRVRPDYSHLEIMKELMANDVLIVATGCAAQLATKAGFLQKDAKYLCGAGLRRVCELVDIPPILHMGACVDISRMMLLATGIAKDWGVDTTQIPVVGCAPEWMSEKAVSIANYVVSTGLDVYLGIEPQVKGSSQMMEFITEGTRAITGAGYIINLDPHELVKSILDGLEKKRAALGI